The Lactuca sativa cultivar Salinas chromosome 2, Lsat_Salinas_v11, whole genome shotgun sequence genome includes the window AAGATTTAGATCAAGGTTAATAGGTCTATAATCCTATTTACATGATTTTTGattgttttgttattttttatgatgattttattttattttatatgttttcagcAACTATTTATTGGTGTTGTGattataattttttaaactaATGTTGCTGCCTTTTATTTGAACCATCTTCTAATCTTCTTGCTGTTTTGACTTTTGACTCACAAGTCACACTACACACTATTTTAAATTGTGGATCTTCAAGCTATTAAAGGATGAAAGCttaattgttaatttttttttgctaATACTTAATGGTTCAATGTTTGTGTTTCATAAATTGAttattaattctttttattttatttgattttagtTTCATGTAGTAGACTGACTATCAACATGTAATATGTTAATACtcagagtaaattactgaaatcgtccctatggtttgattaaaactgtacgtttggtccctaatttttaTTTTGCACTTGGATCGTCCCTTTGGTtagattttgttgcgtttttcgtccctatggtttggtcaaaattgcacatttggtccctaactttatgtatgcaAGGGATGAAAAACGCaaaaaaatcaaaccatagggacggtccgagtgcaaaagaaaagttagggaccaaacgtgtaattttgaccaaaccataaggatgatttcagtaatttactctaatacTTAATTGTTAATGTTGGTTCTTTAATTTAATGGTGTTAACGACTATGACTATGACTACTGATATTGACACCGGACACTGACACCGACAGGTATCTACATTGGTGATGAAAAAGTGATCCATTTCACGAGACACGGTCCAAAAGTAGGAACATCATCGGTTCTCGATGCCCTCATGGTCAGCTCAGTGTCACCACCGTCTCTAACCCCATGCCCCAACTGCACTCACACCGAAAACAACAACGAAGTTATAACTTCTTGTCTCGACTGTTTCCTCGCCGGTGGAGTCCTCTACCGTTTCGAATACTCCACCAACCCTGCCGCGTTCTTCGTCAAAGCCCGCCGCGGCACTTGCACGTTTGCCGCCAGCGACCCGCCAGGGGCCGTCCTCTACCGCGCAAATTACCTCCTTGACAAAGGCTTCGGTTGCTACAACATTTTCAAGAACAATTGCGAGGATTTTGCCATATATTGTAAAACTGGTCTTCTTGTTTCGGGAAAAAAGTCAATGGGTCAAAGTGGACAGGTGGCGTCCCTCATTGATGGGCCCCTTGTGGGGTTTCTTTCGGTTGTGGTTAAGCTTGTGAAGACGAATGTTTATGTTAAGACGGCGTCTGTGGCGTCGAGTGTGGCTACGTATTGTGTTACTCGGTATGCTACGGATATTGGTATAAGGAGTGATGTGGTTAAGGTTCGTGTGGAAGATCTACCGATAATGCATCAT containing:
- the LOC111898565 gene encoding protein LEAD-SENSITIVE 1, whose amino-acid sequence is MGLLSNRVDRESLKPGDHIYSWRAAYIYAHHGIYIGDEKVIHFTRHGPKVGTSSVLDALMVSSVSPPSLTPCPNCTHTENNNEVITSCLDCFLAGGVLYRFEYSTNPAAFFVKARRGTCTFAASDPPGAVLYRANYLLDKGFGCYNIFKNNCEDFAIYCKTGLLVSGKKSMGQSGQVASLIDGPLVGFLSVVVKLVKTNVYVKTASVASSVATYCVTRYATDIGIRSDVVKVRVEDLPIMHHNIAT